In a single window of the Desulfuromonas sp. TF genome:
- a CDS encoding ParA family protein, producing the protein MEPVSPFVITVASEKGGVGKTTIATNLAVYLKALREDLPVTIASFDNHFSVDSMFAIGRRRGASVAGLFAGVPAAELASMGEYGVQFLASDRSLSPPDDDPHHLRRALDRSALSGILILDTRPILDYFTRNALVAADLVLAPVKDRPSLVNAASLQSAILEGAGDPARMWLIPSLIDARLRLRDNLGLREFLVFSARERGYQVVETCIAKSPKVEGLATNLTSRVYPVLTHARSTAVHRQFRELADFVLQRFDAAGTMRVRPTSSGGWTSDSSLGKPRRLAAECPACGKGTLREGGHFFFDQRSRRRGVLHPRCLRALLRETELKTLMAQEGILAFTLRGSGLLGPEADGILSLYDGAGEEIASERMGAMEGLYEDFWSGAAGRPFAELYRETLLVSLEAGLVEHFLAGEGRARFAELRQRVLREMSAR; encoded by the coding sequence ATGGAACCTGTTTCACCCTTCGTGATCACCGTAGCCAGCGAAAAGGGAGGGGTCGGAAAGACCACAATCGCCACCAATCTGGCTGTCTATCTCAAGGCCCTGCGCGAGGACCTTCCGGTCACCATCGCCTCCTTCGACAATCACTTCAGCGTCGACAGCATGTTCGCCATCGGCCGTCGGCGCGGCGCGTCGGTCGCCGGTCTCTTTGCCGGCGTTCCCGCCGCGGAGCTGGCTTCCATGGGGGAATACGGCGTGCAGTTCCTCGCTTCCGACCGCTCCCTGTCGCCCCCCGACGACGACCCTCATCATCTGAGGCGGGCTCTGGACCGTTCGGCTCTTTCCGGCATCCTCATTCTGGATACCCGCCCCATCCTCGACTACTTCACCCGCAATGCCCTTGTTGCCGCCGATCTGGTTCTCGCCCCGGTCAAGGACCGGCCTTCGCTGGTCAATGCCGCCTCCCTTCAGAGCGCCATTCTGGAGGGGGCAGGCGACCCAGCCCGGATGTGGCTCATCCCCAGCCTTATCGACGCCCGTCTGCGCCTTCGGGACAATCTCGGCCTGCGGGAATTCCTGGTCTTCTCCGCCCGGGAGAGGGGCTACCAGGTGGTGGAAACCTGTATCGCCAAAAGTCCCAAGGTGGAAGGGCTGGCGACGAACCTGACCAGCCGGGTCTACCCGGTTCTCACCCATGCCCGCTCCACGGCGGTGCACCGCCAGTTCCGGGAACTGGCCGATTTCGTCCTGCAGCGCTTCGATGCCGCCGGAACAATGAGGGTTCGACCGACTTCTTCCGGCGGATGGACCTCCGACAGTTCTCTCGGAAAGCCGCGGCGGCTGGCCGCTGAGTGTCCGGCCTGCGGCAAGGGAACGCTCCGGGAGGGGGGACACTTCTTCTTCGATCAGCGCAGCCGCCGCCGGGGGGTTCTGCACCCCCGATGCCTGAGAGCCCTCCTCCGGGAGACGGAGCTGAAGACCCTGATGGCGCAGGAAGGAATCCTCGCTTTCACCCTCCGGGGCTCGGGCCTGCTGGGACCGGAGGCGGACGGGATTCTTTCGCTCTACGACGGCGCGGGGGAGGAGATCGCCTCCGAGCGGATGGGGGCGATGGAAGGTCTTTACGAAGATTTCTGGAGCGGCGCCGCCGGACGCCCCTTCGCTGAGCTCTACCGGGAAACTCTCCTGGTTTCCCTGGAAGCTGGGTTGGTGGAACACTTTCTGGCGGGGGAGGGGCGGGCCCGCTTCGCCGAGCTGCGCCAGCGGGTTCTACGGGAGATGTCGGCAAGGTAA
- a CDS encoding ABC-F family ATP-binding cassette domain-containing protein yields MLQLRKVIKDFGGRRLFAGIDWHIRPSDRIGLCGENGAGKTTLLKMLAGRETPDDGQVQAAKGTTFGYLPQDGLEHRGRSLFVEVRSALGELLRMEEELRQLEQEIAEHHDVEAMDRYATVQEAFRQRGGYTTEAEISKVLRGLGFAEEDWEKPCEQFSGGWQMRIALARLLLQRPNLLLLDEPTNHLDLPARDWLEGYLSNYPFAVVLVSHDRFFLDQVVGRIVEVWNGALTEYPGNYSRYLEERERRVAALMDAKERQNEEIAKTEAFISRFRYQANKASLVQSRIKQLEKVERIQVPPQRKKIAFRFPDPPKGARLAVELKGVEQGYGDLSVLQGIDLSVERGERIALVGANGAGKSTLMRLLAGAEAPRRGGREEGHNLQLAYFAQDQAKVLDSDKTVLEQITVAAPFAMVPKVRDILGAFLFSGDEVQKKVAVLSGGERNRLALAILLLRPANLLLLDEPTNHLDLQSKEVLLDSLRSYKGTLVFVSHDRYFVDALATRIIEVGGGRADSHLGNYEDFLRAKAAAGDDSHSSCRVELKIAAGEVPAPLDKEDRRQAHLERKEEQRAERKRQKELADVEEAITVKEAELTEVERKMADPQLYQDRDRWREVSLRHGDLQEEITRLYSRWEELQLAETG; encoded by the coding sequence ATGTTGCAGCTGAGAAAAGTCATCAAGGATTTCGGAGGTCGGCGTCTTTTTGCCGGCATCGACTGGCATATCCGCCCCAGCGACCGCATAGGCCTTTGCGGCGAAAACGGCGCCGGCAAGACCACCCTCCTGAAGATGCTGGCGGGAAGAGAAACACCGGACGACGGTCAGGTGCAGGCGGCCAAGGGGACGACCTTCGGATATCTCCCTCAGGACGGCCTTGAGCACCGCGGCCGCTCCCTCTTCGTCGAGGTCCGCTCCGCCCTGGGCGAGCTTCTCCGGATGGAAGAGGAGCTTCGCCAACTGGAGCAGGAGATCGCCGAGCACCACGACGTTGAGGCCATGGACCGCTATGCCACGGTCCAGGAGGCTTTTCGCCAGAGGGGCGGCTACACCACGGAGGCGGAGATTTCCAAGGTGCTGCGCGGCCTGGGATTTGCCGAGGAGGACTGGGAGAAGCCCTGCGAACAATTCTCCGGCGGCTGGCAGATGCGTATCGCCCTGGCGCGTCTTCTTCTGCAGCGCCCCAACCTGCTGCTGCTCGATGAGCCGACCAACCACCTCGACCTGCCCGCCCGCGACTGGCTCGAAGGGTATCTCTCCAACTATCCCTTTGCCGTTGTCCTCGTCTCCCATGACCGTTTCTTTCTCGACCAAGTGGTGGGGCGCATCGTCGAGGTCTGGAACGGCGCCCTCACCGAGTATCCCGGCAACTACAGCCGCTATCTCGAAGAGCGCGAGCGTCGCGTCGCCGCCCTGATGGACGCCAAGGAGCGCCAGAACGAGGAAATCGCCAAGACAGAGGCTTTCATCAGCCGCTTCCGTTATCAGGCCAACAAGGCATCGCTGGTTCAGAGCCGCATCAAGCAACTGGAGAAGGTCGAACGCATCCAGGTGCCGCCGCAACGGAAAAAAATCGCCTTCCGCTTTCCCGACCCTCCCAAGGGAGCTCGTCTTGCCGTGGAACTCAAGGGGGTGGAACAGGGATACGGCGATCTGAGCGTTCTTCAGGGGATCGATCTCTCTGTCGAGCGGGGAGAGCGCATTGCTCTCGTGGGTGCCAACGGCGCCGGCAAATCGACCTTGATGCGTCTGCTCGCCGGAGCGGAAGCTCCCCGCCGCGGAGGGCGCGAGGAAGGGCACAATCTGCAACTCGCCTATTTCGCCCAGGACCAGGCGAAGGTTCTCGATTCCGACAAGACGGTCCTCGAGCAGATCACCGTTGCCGCCCCTTTTGCCATGGTGCCGAAGGTGCGCGACATCCTCGGCGCCTTTCTCTTCAGCGGCGACGAGGTGCAGAAAAAAGTGGCGGTTCTATCCGGCGGAGAGCGCAACCGCCTGGCTCTGGCCATTCTTCTGCTACGGCCGGCCAACCTGCTGCTGCTCGATGAGCCTACAAACCATCTCGACCTCCAGTCCAAGGAGGTGTTGCTCGACTCCCTCCGAAGCTACAAGGGAACTCTGGTCTTCGTCTCCCACGATCGCTATTTCGTCGACGCCCTGGCCACCCGGATCATCGAGGTCGGCGGCGGCCGGGCCGACTCCCATCTCGGCAATTATGAGGATTTCTTACGGGCCAAGGCCGCTGCCGGGGACGACAGTCACAGCAGCTGCCGGGTAGAGCTGAAGATCGCAGCCGGAGAGGTCCCGGCTCCACTCGACAAGGAAGATCGCCGCCAGGCGCATCTCGAGCGCAAGGAGGAGCAGCGCGCCGAACGCAAGCGACAGAAGGAACTGGCCGATGTCGAGGAGGCCATAACGGTCAAGGAAGCGGAGTTGACCGAGGTGGAGCGCAAAATGGCCGATCCGCAGCTCTACCAGGACCGGGACCGCTGGCGGGAGGTGTCGCTGCGCCATGGGGATCTTCAAGAGGAAATCACCCGTCTTTACAGTCGCTGGGAAGAACTGCAACTGGCCGAGACCGGTTGA